Proteins from a genomic interval of Betta splendens chromosome 10, fBetSpl5.4, whole genome shotgun sequence:
- the LOC114865010 gene encoding cytokine-dependent hematopoietic cell linker isoform X5, with product MRQRQQRRGVRVPRRGRPGEDGPRAHTSCAAHRRRKGVCRDLPRSSSAQSLSSLSTGNFHKGPRCPPRESSHSTGPAINRALKPGRRKVRSDKTPTPAQPGQQRPNRCPPSPPAFSLELANRLPGLSLQEACRSDGKKKTTKRAELGSQNSAQQRQRAESVSGPHTTHRRSLDLESHDIEKRSQLNLERVPSRRQNHEWPQTKEDFNQLDFVPKEKPKQTYCEEDWYIGDCTRADAEHALHLVNKDGAFLVRDCSINTNSEPLVLVVYHEKKVYNVKIRFIVNTRKYALGRSSDAFDSVAEIIRFHSIFPITLISGRNLPGSKFPENCVLTCAVTRRDVDQLLQ from the exons ATGCGGCAACGACAGCAGCGCCGAGGAGTCCGAGTACCACGTCGTGGACGACCAGGAGAAGATGGTCCACGTGCACATACTTCCTGCGCGGCCCATAGACGGCGAAAGGGAGTATGCAG GGATCTTCCGAGGTCGTCGTCGGCTCAGAGCCTTTCTTCACTCTCCACT GGCAACTTCCACAAAGGCCCCAGATGTCCACCCAGAGAGTCCTCACACTCAACAG GACCGGCTATAAACAGGGCCCTGAAGCCCGGCAGGAGGAAGGTCAGATCAG ATAAGACGCCCACACCTGCGCAGCCCGGTCAACAG CGTCCCAACAG GtgccctccatcacctccagcgTTCAGCCTGGAGTTAGCCAATCGCCTCCCTGGGCTGAGTCTGCAGGAGGCGTGCAGGAGCGA tgggAAAAAGAAAACGACTAAAAGA GCAGAACTCGGCTCACAAAACTCAG CTCAGCAGCGACAGAGGGCTGAGAGCGTTTCAGGGCCTCACACCACTCACAGACGCTCTCTGGACCTGGAGAGTCACGACATAGAGAAAAG ATCACAGCTAAATCTGG AAAGGGTGCCGTCAAGACGCCAAAACCACGAGTGGCCTCAAACCAAAGAAGATTTTAACCAGCTTGATTTTGTCCCTAAGGAAAAGCCCAAACAG ACCTACTGTGAGGAGGACTGGTACATTGGGGATTGTACTCGGGCAGATGCTGAACACGCCTTACACCTGGTGAACAAG GACGGAGCCTTCTTGGTGCGAGACTGCTCCATCAACACCAACAGTGAGCCCTTGGTTTTGGTTGTGTATCATGAGAAGAAGGTTTATAATGTAAAGATTCGATTCATTGTGAACACCAGAAAATACGCGCTGGGACGATCGAGTGAC GCCTTCGACTCCGTGGCAGAGATCATCCGCTTTCACTCCATATTCCCAATAACTCTCATCAGCGGGAGAAACCTGCCTGGAAGCAAGTTCCCGGAGAACTGCGTGCTGACATGTGCAGTAACGAGGAGGGATGTCGACCAGCTGCTCCAGTAA
- the LOC114865010 gene encoding cytokine-dependent hematopoietic cell linker isoform X2 — translation MQLQRGNSHESAVIMDRIRTDRRGTQGCGNDSSAEESEYHVVDDQEKMVHVHILPARPIDGEREYADRDLPRSSSAQSLSSLSTGNFHKGPRCPPRESSHSTGPAINRALKPGRRKVRSDKTPTPAQPGQQRPNRCPPSPPAFSLELANRLPGLSLQEACRSDGKKKTTKRAELGSQNSAQQRQRAESVSGPHTTHRRSLDLESHDIEKRSQLNLERVPSRRQNHEWPQTKEDFNQLDFVPKEKPKQTYCEEDWYIGDCTRADAEHALHLVNKDGAFLVRDCSINTNSEPLVLVVYHEKKVYNVKIRFIVNTRKYALGRSSDAFDSVAEIIRFHSIFPITLISGRNLPGSKFPENCVLTCAVTRRDVDQLLQ, via the exons ATGCAG ctgcagagaggaaacagcCATGAGTCTGCTGTGATAATG GATCGCATCAGGACAGACAGACGAGGCACTCAGGGATGCGGCAACGACAGCAGCGCCGAGGAGTCCGAGTACCACGTCGTGGACGACCAGGAGAAGATGGTCCACGTGCACATACTTCCTGCGCGGCCCATAGACGGCGAAAGGGAGTATGCAG ACAGGGATCTTCCGAGGTCGTCGTCGGCTCAGAGCCTTTCTTCACTCTCCACT GGCAACTTCCACAAAGGCCCCAGATGTCCACCCAGAGAGTCCTCACACTCAACAG GACCGGCTATAAACAGGGCCCTGAAGCCCGGCAGGAGGAAGGTCAGATCAG ATAAGACGCCCACACCTGCGCAGCCCGGTCAACAG CGTCCCAACAG GtgccctccatcacctccagcgTTCAGCCTGGAGTTAGCCAATCGCCTCCCTGGGCTGAGTCTGCAGGAGGCGTGCAGGAGCGA tgggAAAAAGAAAACGACTAAAAGA GCAGAACTCGGCTCACAAAACTCAG CTCAGCAGCGACAGAGGGCTGAGAGCGTTTCAGGGCCTCACACCACTCACAGACGCTCTCTGGACCTGGAGAGTCACGACATAGAGAAAAG ATCACAGCTAAATCTGG AAAGGGTGCCGTCAAGACGCCAAAACCACGAGTGGCCTCAAACCAAAGAAGATTTTAACCAGCTTGATTTTGTCCCTAAGGAAAAGCCCAAACAG ACCTACTGTGAGGAGGACTGGTACATTGGGGATTGTACTCGGGCAGATGCTGAACACGCCTTACACCTGGTGAACAAG GACGGAGCCTTCTTGGTGCGAGACTGCTCCATCAACACCAACAGTGAGCCCTTGGTTTTGGTTGTGTATCATGAGAAGAAGGTTTATAATGTAAAGATTCGATTCATTGTGAACACCAGAAAATACGCGCTGGGACGATCGAGTGAC GCCTTCGACTCCGTGGCAGAGATCATCCGCTTTCACTCCATATTCCCAATAACTCTCATCAGCGGGAGAAACCTGCCTGGAAGCAAGTTCCCGGAGAACTGCGTGCTGACATGTGCAGTAACGAGGAGGGATGTCGACCAGCTGCTCCAGTAA
- the LOC114865010 gene encoding cytokine-dependent hematopoietic cell linker isoform X4, producing the protein MDRIRTDRRGTQGCGNDSSAEESEYHVVDDQEKMVHVHILPARPIDGEREYADRDLPRSSSAQSLSSLSTGNFHKGPRCPPRESSHSTGPAINRALKPGRRKVRSDKTPTPAQPGQQRPNRCPPSPPAFSLELANRLPGLSLQEACRSDGKKKTTKRAELGSQNSAQQRQRAESVSGPHTTHRRSLDLESHDIEKRSQLNLERVPSRRQNHEWPQTKEDFNQLDFVPKEKPKQTYCEEDWYIGDCTRADAEHALHLVNKDGAFLVRDCSINTNSEPLVLVVYHEKKVYNVKIRFIVNTRKYALGRSSDAFDSVAEIIRFHSIFPITLISGRNLPGSKFPENCVLTCAVTRRDVDQLLQ; encoded by the exons ATG GATCGCATCAGGACAGACAGACGAGGCACTCAGGGATGCGGCAACGACAGCAGCGCCGAGGAGTCCGAGTACCACGTCGTGGACGACCAGGAGAAGATGGTCCACGTGCACATACTTCCTGCGCGGCCCATAGACGGCGAAAGGGAGTATGCAG ACAGGGATCTTCCGAGGTCGTCGTCGGCTCAGAGCCTTTCTTCACTCTCCACT GGCAACTTCCACAAAGGCCCCAGATGTCCACCCAGAGAGTCCTCACACTCAACAG GACCGGCTATAAACAGGGCCCTGAAGCCCGGCAGGAGGAAGGTCAGATCAG ATAAGACGCCCACACCTGCGCAGCCCGGTCAACAG CGTCCCAACAG GtgccctccatcacctccagcgTTCAGCCTGGAGTTAGCCAATCGCCTCCCTGGGCTGAGTCTGCAGGAGGCGTGCAGGAGCGA tgggAAAAAGAAAACGACTAAAAGA GCAGAACTCGGCTCACAAAACTCAG CTCAGCAGCGACAGAGGGCTGAGAGCGTTTCAGGGCCTCACACCACTCACAGACGCTCTCTGGACCTGGAGAGTCACGACATAGAGAAAAG ATCACAGCTAAATCTGG AAAGGGTGCCGTCAAGACGCCAAAACCACGAGTGGCCTCAAACCAAAGAAGATTTTAACCAGCTTGATTTTGTCCCTAAGGAAAAGCCCAAACAG ACCTACTGTGAGGAGGACTGGTACATTGGGGATTGTACTCGGGCAGATGCTGAACACGCCTTACACCTGGTGAACAAG GACGGAGCCTTCTTGGTGCGAGACTGCTCCATCAACACCAACAGTGAGCCCTTGGTTTTGGTTGTGTATCATGAGAAGAAGGTTTATAATGTAAAGATTCGATTCATTGTGAACACCAGAAAATACGCGCTGGGACGATCGAGTGAC GCCTTCGACTCCGTGGCAGAGATCATCCGCTTTCACTCCATATTCCCAATAACTCTCATCAGCGGGAGAAACCTGCCTGGAAGCAAGTTCCCGGAGAACTGCGTGCTGACATGTGCAGTAACGAGGAGGGATGTCGACCAGCTGCTCCAGTAA
- the LOC114865010 gene encoding cytokine-dependent hematopoietic cell linker isoform X3, whose translation MFLADRIRTDRRGTQGCGNDSSAEESEYHVVDDQEKMVHVHILPARPIDGEREYADRDLPRSSSAQSLSSLSTGNFHKGPRCPPRESSHSTGPAINRALKPGRRKVRSDKTPTPAQPGQQRPNRCPPSPPAFSLELANRLPGLSLQEACRSDGKKKTTKRAELGSQNSAQQRQRAESVSGPHTTHRRSLDLESHDIEKRSQLNLERVPSRRQNHEWPQTKEDFNQLDFVPKEKPKQTYCEEDWYIGDCTRADAEHALHLVNKDGAFLVRDCSINTNSEPLVLVVYHEKKVYNVKIRFIVNTRKYALGRSSDAFDSVAEIIRFHSIFPITLISGRNLPGSKFPENCVLTCAVTRRDVDQLLQ comes from the exons ATGTTTCTAGCG GATCGCATCAGGACAGACAGACGAGGCACTCAGGGATGCGGCAACGACAGCAGCGCCGAGGAGTCCGAGTACCACGTCGTGGACGACCAGGAGAAGATGGTCCACGTGCACATACTTCCTGCGCGGCCCATAGACGGCGAAAGGGAGTATGCAG ACAGGGATCTTCCGAGGTCGTCGTCGGCTCAGAGCCTTTCTTCACTCTCCACT GGCAACTTCCACAAAGGCCCCAGATGTCCACCCAGAGAGTCCTCACACTCAACAG GACCGGCTATAAACAGGGCCCTGAAGCCCGGCAGGAGGAAGGTCAGATCAG ATAAGACGCCCACACCTGCGCAGCCCGGTCAACAG CGTCCCAACAG GtgccctccatcacctccagcgTTCAGCCTGGAGTTAGCCAATCGCCTCCCTGGGCTGAGTCTGCAGGAGGCGTGCAGGAGCGA tgggAAAAAGAAAACGACTAAAAGA GCAGAACTCGGCTCACAAAACTCAG CTCAGCAGCGACAGAGGGCTGAGAGCGTTTCAGGGCCTCACACCACTCACAGACGCTCTCTGGACCTGGAGAGTCACGACATAGAGAAAAG ATCACAGCTAAATCTGG AAAGGGTGCCGTCAAGACGCCAAAACCACGAGTGGCCTCAAACCAAAGAAGATTTTAACCAGCTTGATTTTGTCCCTAAGGAAAAGCCCAAACAG ACCTACTGTGAGGAGGACTGGTACATTGGGGATTGTACTCGGGCAGATGCTGAACACGCCTTACACCTGGTGAACAAG GACGGAGCCTTCTTGGTGCGAGACTGCTCCATCAACACCAACAGTGAGCCCTTGGTTTTGGTTGTGTATCATGAGAAGAAGGTTTATAATGTAAAGATTCGATTCATTGTGAACACCAGAAAATACGCGCTGGGACGATCGAGTGAC GCCTTCGACTCCGTGGCAGAGATCATCCGCTTTCACTCCATATTCCCAATAACTCTCATCAGCGGGAGAAACCTGCCTGGAAGCAAGTTCCCGGAGAACTGCGTGCTGACATGTGCAGTAACGAGGAGGGATGTCGACCAGCTGCTCCAGTAA
- the LOC114865010 gene encoding cytokine-dependent hematopoietic cell linker isoform X1, which yields MQVRLFHGPSDQLQRGNSHESAVIMDRIRTDRRGTQGCGNDSSAEESEYHVVDDQEKMVHVHILPARPIDGEREYADRDLPRSSSAQSLSSLSTGNFHKGPRCPPRESSHSTGPAINRALKPGRRKVRSDKTPTPAQPGQQRPNRCPPSPPAFSLELANRLPGLSLQEACRSDGKKKTTKRAELGSQNSAQQRQRAESVSGPHTTHRRSLDLESHDIEKRSQLNLERVPSRRQNHEWPQTKEDFNQLDFVPKEKPKQTYCEEDWYIGDCTRADAEHALHLVNKDGAFLVRDCSINTNSEPLVLVVYHEKKVYNVKIRFIVNTRKYALGRSSDAFDSVAEIIRFHSIFPITLISGRNLPGSKFPENCVLTCAVTRRDVDQLLQ from the exons ATGCAGGTGCGTTTGTTTCACGGGCCTTCAGACCAG ctgcagagaggaaacagcCATGAGTCTGCTGTGATAATG GATCGCATCAGGACAGACAGACGAGGCACTCAGGGATGCGGCAACGACAGCAGCGCCGAGGAGTCCGAGTACCACGTCGTGGACGACCAGGAGAAGATGGTCCACGTGCACATACTTCCTGCGCGGCCCATAGACGGCGAAAGGGAGTATGCAG ACAGGGATCTTCCGAGGTCGTCGTCGGCTCAGAGCCTTTCTTCACTCTCCACT GGCAACTTCCACAAAGGCCCCAGATGTCCACCCAGAGAGTCCTCACACTCAACAG GACCGGCTATAAACAGGGCCCTGAAGCCCGGCAGGAGGAAGGTCAGATCAG ATAAGACGCCCACACCTGCGCAGCCCGGTCAACAG CGTCCCAACAG GtgccctccatcacctccagcgTTCAGCCTGGAGTTAGCCAATCGCCTCCCTGGGCTGAGTCTGCAGGAGGCGTGCAGGAGCGA tgggAAAAAGAAAACGACTAAAAGA GCAGAACTCGGCTCACAAAACTCAG CTCAGCAGCGACAGAGGGCTGAGAGCGTTTCAGGGCCTCACACCACTCACAGACGCTCTCTGGACCTGGAGAGTCACGACATAGAGAAAAG ATCACAGCTAAATCTGG AAAGGGTGCCGTCAAGACGCCAAAACCACGAGTGGCCTCAAACCAAAGAAGATTTTAACCAGCTTGATTTTGTCCCTAAGGAAAAGCCCAAACAG ACCTACTGTGAGGAGGACTGGTACATTGGGGATTGTACTCGGGCAGATGCTGAACACGCCTTACACCTGGTGAACAAG GACGGAGCCTTCTTGGTGCGAGACTGCTCCATCAACACCAACAGTGAGCCCTTGGTTTTGGTTGTGTATCATGAGAAGAAGGTTTATAATGTAAAGATTCGATTCATTGTGAACACCAGAAAATACGCGCTGGGACGATCGAGTGAC GCCTTCGACTCCGTGGCAGAGATCATCCGCTTTCACTCCATATTCCCAATAACTCTCATCAGCGGGAGAAACCTGCCTGGAAGCAAGTTCCCGGAGAACTGCGTGCTGACATGTGCAGTAACGAGGAGGGATGTCGACCAGCTGCTCCAGTAA
- the hs3st1 gene encoding heparan sulfate glucosamine 3-O-sulfotransferase 1, with the protein MAALLLGLLLFAVQSPPVPSRPVTDGGPPWPPTAMPSDSGPTGHPNGTLQQLPHIIIIGVRKGGTRALIEMLSLHSAVAAAQNEVHFFDWESHFQKGLPWYLSQMPYAFPEQLTVEKTPAYFTSGKVPKRIHQINPDIKLLLILRDPTERVLSDYTQVFYNRLQKHKHYQPIESVLVKDGKINLGYKALNRSLYHVHMQNWLQYFPLGSIHVVDGDELIRDPFPEMKKVERFLKLEPQINASNFYFNKTKGFYCLRDHGRERCLHDSKGRAHPHVAPAILQELYQFFHEPNKKFFELVGRTFDWK; encoded by the coding sequence ATGGCGGCCTTACTCCTCGGGCTGCTGCTCTTCGCGGTGCAGTCTCCCCCCGTCCCCTCCAGGCCCGTGACCGACGGGGGCCCCCCTTGGCCTCCCACCGCGATGCCTAGCGACAGCGGGCCCACCGGCCACCCCAACGGGACCCTTCAGCAGCTCCCCCACATCATCATTATCGGCGTGAGGAAGGGGGGCACGCGGGCGCTGATCGAGATGCTCAGCCTGCACAGCGCGGTGGCAGCGGCGCAGAACGAGGTGCACTTCTTCGACTGGGAGAGTCACTTTCAGAAGGGCTTGCCTTGGTACCTCAGCCAGATGCCCTACGCCTTCCCCGAGCAGCTGACGGTGGAGAAGACGCCGGCGTACTTCACCTCGGGCAAGGTGCCCAAGCGCATCCACCAGATAAACCCCGACATTaagctgctgctcatcctcagAGACCCCACGGAGCGCGTGCTCTCCGACTACACCCAGGTCTTCTACAACCGCCTCCAGAAGCACAAGCACTACCAGCCCATCGAGTCGGTGCTGGTGAAGGACGGCAAGATCAACCTGGGCTACAAGGCTCTGAACCGCAGCCTGTACCACGTCCACATGCAGAACTGGCTGCAGTACTTCCCCCTGGGGAGCATTCACGTCGTGGACGGGGACGAGTTGATCCGAGACCCCTTCCCCGAGATGAAAAAGGTGGAGCGCTTCCTAAAGCTGGAGCCGCAGATAAACGCCTCGAATTTTTACTTCAACAAAACGAAAGGATTCTACTGTTTGCGAGACCACGGGCGGGAAAGGTGTTTACACGACTCCAAGGGCCGAGCGCACCCTCACGTGGCTCCTGCCATCCTGCAGGAACTCTACCAGTTCTTTCACGAACCCAACAAGAAGTTCTTTGAGCTGGTGGGTCGAACATTCGACTGGAAGTGA